Proteins from a genomic interval of Nocardioides jishulii:
- a CDS encoding Re/Si-specific NAD(P)(+) transhydrogenase subunit alpha: MRIGIPREAWPGESLVAATARTAEQLAKLGYEVVVESGAGKAADQPDQAYVDADIAVVDHDQVWSSDVIVKVNAPTDEEIGLLRRGATVVSIMAPARSPELIEKFTAAGVTALAMDAVPRISRAQSMDVLSSMANVAGYRAVIEAAHEFGRMFTGQVTAAGKTAPARVFVVGAGVAGLAAIGAASSMGAVVRAFDVRPEVAEQVESMGAEFVHVDMEQEVSSDGYAREMTAAQEAATAAMYDEEARNADIVITTALIPGRPAPKLITDETIAGMRNGSVIVDMAAANGGNAAATRTGERVVTDNGVVVLGYTDLAGRLAAQTSQLYGTNVVNLFKLLTPGKDGQVTLDFEDVVQRGITVTLDGESMWPPPPVQVSAAPPAAAPEEAAPAKPEKKPVDPRTKVYAGAAAAVLFGAVAMFSTSTLIEQFTVLMLSVFVGYYVISNVAHALHTPLMAETNAISGIILVGGILQVGNDNLLVTVLAVVAILVASINIFGGFLVTVRMLEMFRKD, encoded by the coding sequence GTGCGAATCGGGATCCCCCGGGAAGCGTGGCCAGGCGAGTCTCTCGTCGCTGCGACGGCCAGGACGGCCGAGCAGCTGGCCAAGCTTGGCTATGAAGTCGTCGTCGAGTCCGGCGCCGGCAAAGCCGCGGACCAGCCGGACCAGGCGTACGTCGACGCGGACATCGCCGTCGTCGACCACGACCAGGTCTGGTCGAGCGACGTCATCGTCAAGGTCAACGCCCCCACCGACGAGGAGATCGGACTGCTGCGCCGTGGCGCCACGGTGGTCTCCATCATGGCTCCGGCGCGCAGCCCGGAGCTGATCGAGAAGTTCACTGCTGCGGGCGTCACCGCCCTGGCCATGGACGCGGTGCCGCGCATCTCGCGCGCCCAGTCCATGGACGTGCTGTCGTCGATGGCCAACGTCGCGGGCTACCGCGCCGTCATCGAGGCGGCCCACGAGTTCGGCCGGATGTTCACCGGCCAGGTCACTGCCGCCGGCAAGACGGCACCCGCCCGTGTGTTCGTGGTGGGTGCCGGTGTTGCCGGCCTCGCCGCCATCGGTGCGGCGTCGTCGATGGGCGCAGTCGTGCGTGCCTTCGACGTACGCCCCGAGGTGGCCGAGCAGGTCGAGTCGATGGGCGCGGAGTTCGTGCACGTCGACATGGAGCAGGAGGTCTCCTCCGACGGCTACGCGCGTGAGATGACCGCTGCCCAGGAGGCGGCCACGGCCGCGATGTACGACGAGGAGGCGCGCAACGCCGACATCGTCATCACCACCGCGCTGATCCCGGGCCGACCTGCCCCGAAGCTGATCACCGACGAGACCATCGCCGGCATGCGCAACGGCAGCGTCATCGTCGACATGGCCGCCGCCAACGGTGGCAACGCCGCCGCCACCAGGACCGGGGAGCGGGTGGTCACCGACAACGGCGTCGTGGTCCTCGGCTACACCGACCTGGCCGGCCGCCTTGCTGCCCAGACCAGCCAGCTCTACGGCACCAACGTCGTCAACCTCTTCAAGCTGCTGACCCCCGGCAAGGACGGTCAGGTCACCCTCGACTTCGAGGACGTGGTCCAGCGCGGCATCACCGTCACCCTCGACGGCGAGTCGATGTGGCCACCGCCGCCCGTGCAGGTCTCCGCCGCGCCGCCTGCCGCCGCTCCCGAGGAGGCGGCCCCGGCCAAGCCGGAGAAGAAGCCGGTCGACCCCAGGACCAAGGTGTACGCCGGTGCCGCCGCCGCGGTGCTCTTCGGTGCGGTCGCGATGTTCTCCACCTCGACCCTGATCGAGCAGTTCACCGTGCTGATGCTGTCGGTCTTCGTCGGCTACTACGTCATCTCCAACGTGGCGCACGCCCTGCACACCCCGCTCATGGCCGAGACCAACGCCATCTCCGGCATCATCCTGGTCGGCGGGATCCTGCAGGTCGGCAACGACAACCTGCTGGTCACGGTGCTGGCGGTGGTGGCGATCCTGGTCGCCTCCATCAACATCTTCGGTGGCTTCCTGGTGACCGTCCGCATGCTCGAGATGTTCAGGAAGGACTGA